The following coding sequences lie in one Microvirga sp. 17 mud 1-3 genomic window:
- the nusG gene encoding transcription termination/antitermination protein NusG, whose product MTKRWYIVHAYSNFENKVAQSIKDQAAQRGLEDKFEEVMVPTEKVVEVRRGRKVDTERKFFPGYVLVKCDLTDEVYHLIKNTPKVTGFLGADKSKPVPIPDREAERIKGQVAEGVDHPKPSVSFEVGEQVRVSDGPFASFNGVVEEVDDARARLKVAVSIFGRATPVELEYGQVEKV is encoded by the coding sequence ATGACGAAGCGTTGGTACATCGTCCACGCTTATTCGAATTTCGAGAACAAGGTCGCCCAGTCGATCAAGGACCAGGCCGCTCAGCGCGGGCTTGAGGACAAGTTCGAAGAGGTGATGGTGCCGACCGAGAAGGTCGTCGAGGTGCGCCGCGGCCGTAAGGTCGACACGGAGCGCAAGTTCTTCCCGGGCTATGTCCTGGTGAAGTGCGACCTGACGGATGAGGTCTATCACCTGATCAAGAATACCCCGAAGGTCACGGGCTTCCTGGGGGCCGACAAGTCCAAGCCGGTTCCGATTCCGGACCGGGAGGCCGAGCGGATCAAGGGCCAGGTGGCCGAGGGCGTGGATCATCCCAAGCCGTCCGTCAGCTTCGAGGTGGGCGAGCAGGTCCGCGTCTCGGACGGCCCCTTCGCGTCCTTCAACGGCGTGGTCGAGGAAGTCGACGACGCCCGGGCCCGCCTTAAGGTGGCGGTGTCCATTTTCGGCCGCGCCACGCCGGTCGAGCTCGAATACGGTCAGGTCGAGAAGGTCTGA
- the rplK gene encoding 50S ribosomal protein L11 yields MAKKIAGYVKLQVPAGAANPSPPIGPALGQRGLNIMEFCKAFNAKTSQMEKGMPIPVIITAYQDRSFTFEMKQPPVSYFLKKAAKVDKGSQTPGKGGKAGSVTRDQIREIAEKKMVDLNCDTVDSAMAMIEGSARSMGLEVA; encoded by the coding sequence ATGGCAAAGAAAATTGCGGGCTACGTTAAGCTTCAGGTACCCGCCGGCGCGGCCAACCCGTCGCCGCCCATCGGTCCGGCGCTGGGTCAGCGCGGCCTCAACATCATGGAATTCTGCAAGGCCTTCAACGCGAAGACCTCGCAGATGGAGAAGGGCATGCCGATCCCGGTGATCATCACCGCGTATCAGGATCGCTCCTTCACGTTCGAGATGAAGCAGCCGCCGGTCTCCTACTTCCTCAAGAAGGCGGCCAAGGTCGACAAGGGTTCGCAGACCCCGGGCAAGGGCGGCAAGGCCGGCTCGGTCACCCGCGACCAGATCCGTGAGATCGCCGAGAAGAAGATGGTCGATCTCAACTGCGACACCGTTGATTCCGCCATGGCTATGATCGAGGGCTCCGCGCGCTCGATGGGCCTGGAAGTGGCGTAA
- a CDS encoding MFS transporter: MATAAMTPRSESDVRPMTKEERKVIVASSAGTVFEWYDFYLAGSLAANISQNFVPGTNDTAKFIFVLFGFAAGFAVRPFGALVFGRLGDMIGRKYTFLVTMTIMGLSTFIVGLLPGYASIGYIAPAAFIICRLLQGLALGGEYGGAATYVAEHAPHGRRGFYTSWIQTTATVGLFLSLIVILTLRLSMSPEAFASYGWRIPFLLSIILLAFSVWIRLQLNESPAFKKMKEEGTHSKAPLTEAFGRWENAKVALIALMGGTAGQAVVWYTGQFYALFFLTQTLKIDGTTANLMIAFALLLGTPFFIFFGWLSDKIGRKPILLVGCLIAAITYFPLFSSLAKTVNPKLIEATDQVKLEIMADPAKCGFLFDPVGVRTFTEPCDVIRRTLANSSIHYDLIKAPAGAPLTAKINGTDVAVTDNTGASLVAAAQAAGYPKPGDPSILKTPSVGGVLTDGRALAAIGILFVLVIFVTMVYGPIAAMLVELFPTRIRYTGMSLPYHIGNGWFGGFLPPTAFAIVAASGNIFAGLWYPVIVALMTFVIGLLFVPETKNRDIFTYENK, encoded by the coding sequence ATGGCAACAGCAGCAATGACGCCGAGGTCGGAATCAGACGTCCGACCTATGACCAAAGAGGAGAGGAAGGTCATCGTCGCCTCCTCTGCCGGCACAGTCTTCGAATGGTACGACTTCTATCTGGCCGGTTCCCTTGCGGCGAACATCAGCCAGAACTTCGTGCCCGGAACCAACGACACGGCCAAGTTCATCTTCGTCCTGTTCGGCTTCGCGGCGGGCTTCGCGGTGCGCCCCTTCGGCGCCCTCGTGTTCGGCCGCCTGGGCGACATGATCGGCCGTAAATATACCTTCCTGGTCACCATGACGATCATGGGTCTCTCGACCTTCATCGTCGGCCTTCTGCCCGGCTATGCGTCCATCGGCTATATCGCGCCTGCGGCCTTCATCATCTGCCGCCTCCTGCAGGGCCTGGCCCTCGGCGGCGAGTATGGCGGCGCCGCGACTTACGTTGCGGAACACGCGCCTCACGGACGACGGGGCTTCTACACGTCCTGGATCCAGACCACCGCAACGGTCGGCCTGTTCCTTTCGCTGATCGTGATTCTCACCCTGCGCCTGAGCATGTCGCCGGAGGCCTTCGCTTCCTACGGTTGGCGCATTCCGTTCCTGCTGTCGATCATCCTGCTCGCCTTCTCGGTCTGGATCCGCCTGCAGCTCAACGAATCGCCCGCCTTCAAGAAGATGAAGGAGGAAGGCACCCACTCCAAGGCCCCGCTCACGGAAGCCTTCGGCCGTTGGGAGAATGCCAAGGTTGCGCTGATCGCCCTTATGGGCGGCACCGCCGGCCAGGCGGTGGTCTGGTATACGGGCCAGTTCTACGCGCTGTTCTTCCTGACCCAGACCCTGAAGATCGACGGCACTACTGCCAACCTGATGATCGCTTTCGCGCTCCTCCTCGGCACGCCGTTCTTCATCTTCTTCGGCTGGCTGTCGGACAAGATCGGCCGTAAGCCGATCCTGCTCGTCGGCTGCCTGATCGCGGCGATCACCTACTTCCCGCTCTTCTCCTCGCTGGCCAAGACGGTCAATCCGAAGCTGATCGAGGCGACCGACCAGGTGAAGCTGGAAATCATGGCCGATCCGGCGAAGTGCGGCTTCCTGTTCGACCCCGTCGGCGTGCGCACCTTCACCGAGCCCTGCGACGTGATCCGCCGGACCCTCGCCAACAGCTCGATCCACTATGATCTGATCAAGGCTCCGGCGGGCGCCCCGCTGACCGCCAAGATCAATGGCACGGATGTCGCGGTGACCGACAACACGGGCGCCTCCCTGGTGGCGGCCGCCCAGGCTGCGGGCTATCCCAAGCCCGGCGACCCGTCGATCCTGAAGACCCCGTCCGTCGGCGGCGTGCTGACTGACGGGCGGGCTCTCGCGGCCATCGGCATCCTGTTCGTCCTGGTCATCTTCGTGACCATGGTCTACGGCCCGATCGCCGCCATGCTTGTGGAGCTCTTCCCGACCCGGATCCGCTATACCGGCATGTCGCTGCCCTACCATATCGGCAACGGCTGGTTCGGCGGCTTCCTGCCTCCGACCGCCTTCGCGATCGTGGCTGCCTCGGGCAACATCTTCGCGGGTCTCTGGTATCCGGTCATCGTGGCCCTCATGACCTTCGTGATCGGCCTCCTCTTCGTCCCCGAGACGAAGAACCGGGATATCTTCACCTACGAGAACAAGTAA
- a CDS encoding RNA methyltransferase encodes MSDRPSPPRKPRFQRHSGKPARRDFGPRRTFGDPETVVLYGWHPVVEALRNGKRAIRRLLATENSARRLHEELGEHLPAEPEIVRPDEINRLVEADAVHQGLYLEASPLPSPSVETLSGKGVVLALDQITDPHNVGAIVRTAAAFGVEAIITTARHSPAATGVLAKSASGGLEHVPFMVVRNLSDTLIALGERGFQRVGLDSSGENRLDEVPLKEPVVLVLGSEGKGLRQRTRECCDVIGRLDMPGAIKSLNVSNAAAISLFAVTKAVSGPTRP; translated from the coding sequence ATGAGCGACCGCCCTTCCCCGCCCCGCAAGCCCCGCTTCCAGCGCCATTCCGGAAAGCCCGCCCGCCGCGATTTCGGCCCGCGCCGCACCTTCGGCGATCCAGAAACCGTGGTCCTTTATGGCTGGCACCCGGTCGTCGAGGCCCTGCGCAACGGCAAGCGGGCGATTCGCCGCCTCCTCGCAACCGAGAACTCGGCCCGCCGCCTGCACGAAGAACTGGGCGAGCATCTGCCGGCCGAGCCGGAGATCGTTCGCCCGGACGAGATCAACCGGCTCGTGGAGGCGGATGCGGTTCACCAGGGGCTTTATCTGGAGGCGTCTCCCCTCCCCTCTCCCAGCGTCGAAACCCTGAGCGGCAAGGGCGTCGTCCTGGCCCTCGACCAGATCACCGATCCCCACAATGTCGGGGCCATCGTCCGGACGGCCGCGGCTTTCGGGGTCGAGGCCATCATCACCACGGCCCGGCATAGCCCGGCTGCCACTGGGGTCCTTGCGAAGTCGGCCTCCGGCGGGCTGGAGCACGTGCCGTTCATGGTGGTGAGGAACCTGTCCGACACCCTCATCGCCCTCGGCGAGCGGGGATTTCAGCGGGTCGGCCTCGATTCGTCGGGAGAGAATCGCCTCGACGAAGTTCCCCTCAAGGAGCCGGTGGTCCTGGTGCTCGGATCCGAGGGCAAAGGCCTGCGCCAGCGCACCCGCGAATGCTGCGACGTCATCGGCAGGCTCGACATGCCGGGAGCCATCAAGAGCCTGAACGTCTCCAACGCCGCTGCGATCTCGCTTTTTGCTGTGACCAAGGCGGTTTCGGGCCCGACCCGACCCTAG
- the rplA gene encoding 50S ribosomal protein L1 has translation MAVKEGKRIRNAREGIDAAKLYGIQDAVKLVKERAKAKFDETIEVSMNLGVDPRHADQMVRGVCNLPNGSGRTVRVAVFARGAKADEAKAAGADIVGAEELFETVNGGTIEFDRCIATPDMMPLVGRLGKVLGPRGLMPNPKVGTVTMDVKGAVEAAKGGAVEFRVEKAGIVHAGIGKASFDETKLIENIKAFADAVAKAKPTGAKGTYIQRVAISSTMGPGVKVDPASVING, from the coding sequence ATGGCTGTGAAAGAGGGTAAGCGCATCCGCAACGCCCGCGAGGGCATCGATGCCGCCAAGCTCTACGGCATCCAGGATGCCGTGAAGCTCGTCAAGGAACGCGCCAAGGCGAAGTTCGACGAGACCATCGAAGTGTCGATGAATCTCGGCGTCGATCCGCGCCATGCGGACCAGATGGTCCGTGGCGTCTGCAACCTGCCGAACGGCTCCGGCCGGACGGTGCGCGTTGCGGTCTTCGCCCGCGGCGCCAAGGCCGACGAGGCCAAGGCCGCCGGTGCCGACATCGTCGGCGCCGAGGAGCTCTTCGAGACCGTCAACGGCGGCACGATCGAGTTCGACCGCTGCATCGCCACCCCGGACATGATGCCGCTCGTCGGCCGTCTCGGTAAGGTGCTCGGCCCGCGCGGCCTGATGCCGAACCCGAAGGTCGGCACCGTCACCATGGACGTGAAGGGCGCCGTCGAGGCCGCCAAGGGCGGTGCGGTGGAGTTCCGCGTCGAGAAGGCCGGTATCGTCCATGCGGGCATCGGCAAGGCTTCTTTCGATGAGACCAAGCTCATCGAGAACATCAAGGCCTTCGCGGACGCCGTCGCCAAGGCGAAGCCGACCGGCGCCAAGGGCACCTACATTCAGCGCGTGGCCATCTCGTCGACGATGGGCCCCGGCGTGAAGGTCGACCCGGCTTCGGTCATCAACGGCTAA
- the secE gene encoding preprotein translocase subunit SecE, which yields MAKTNPFDFLQQVRSEAAKVTWPTRKETMITTAMVFVMVLLACLFFFVADQAMGWLVRTVLLGFGG from the coding sequence ATGGCAAAGACGAACCCGTTCGATTTCTTACAGCAGGTGCGCTCGGAAGCCGCAAAGGTGACCTGGCCGACCCGCAAGGAGACCATGATCACGACCGCCATGGTCTTCGTGATGGTGCTGCTTGCCTGTCTGTTCTTCTTCGTGGCGGATCAGGCAATGGGATGGTTGGTTCGGACTGTCCTCCTGGGATTCGGCGGTTAA
- the tuf gene encoding elongation factor Tu, translated as MAKEKFERTKPHCNIGTIGHVDHGKTSLTAAITKVLAEAGGATFTAYDQIDKAPEEKARGITISTSHVEYETANRHYAHVDCPGHADYVKNMITGAAQMDGAILVVSSADGPMPQTREHILLARQVGVPALVVFMNKVDMVDDPELLELVELEVRELLSKYDFPGDDIPIVKGSALCALEDRSPEIGRDAVLKLMAEVDRYIPQPERPIDQPFLMPIEDVFSISGRGTVVTGRVERGIVKVGEEVEIVGLKATVKTTVTGVEMFRKLLDQGQAGDNVGVLLRGTKREDVERGQVLCKPGSIKPHTKFKAEAYILTKEEGGRHTPFFTNYRPQFYFRTTDVTGVVKLPEGTEMVMPGDNIAMEVELIAPIAMEEKLRFAIREGGRTVGAGVVAQVMD; from the coding sequence ATGGCGAAGGAAAAGTTTGAGCGGACGAAGCCGCACTGCAACATTGGGACGATTGGGCACGTTGACCACGGCAAGACGTCTCTGACGGCGGCGATCACGAAGGTTCTTGCCGAGGCTGGCGGGGCGACGTTTACGGCCTACGACCAGATCGACAAGGCTCCGGAAGAGAAGGCGCGCGGGATCACGATCTCGACGTCTCACGTGGAATACGAGACGGCCAACCGTCACTATGCGCACGTGGACTGCCCCGGCCACGCCGACTACGTGAAGAACATGATCACGGGTGCGGCGCAGATGGACGGCGCGATTCTGGTGGTGTCGTCGGCCGACGGCCCGATGCCGCAGACCCGCGAGCACATCCTGCTCGCCCGCCAGGTCGGCGTTCCGGCGCTGGTGGTGTTCATGAACAAGGTCGACATGGTCGACGATCCGGAGCTTCTCGAGCTGGTCGAGCTTGAGGTGCGCGAGCTTCTGTCGAAGTACGACTTCCCGGGCGACGACATTCCGATCGTCAAGGGTTCGGCTTTGTGCGCGCTGGAAGACCGTTCGCCTGAGATCGGCCGCGATGCGGTTCTCAAGCTGATGGCCGAGGTTGACCGCTACATTCCGCAGCCGGAGCGTCCGATTGACCAGCCGTTCCTGATGCCGATCGAAGACGTGTTCTCGATCTCGGGTCGCGGCACGGTGGTGACGGGCCGCGTTGAGCGCGGGATCGTCAAGGTCGGCGAGGAAGTCGAGATCGTTGGCCTGAAGGCGACGGTGAAGACGACCGTGACGGGCGTTGAGATGTTCCGCAAGCTGCTCGACCAGGGTCAGGCGGGCGACAACGTGGGCGTTCTTCTGCGCGGCACGAAGCGCGAGGACGTGGAGCGCGGCCAGGTGCTGTGCAAGCCCGGCTCGATCAAGCCGCACACGAAGTTCAAGGCCGAGGCCTACATCCTGACGAAGGAAGAGGGTGGCCGTCATACGCCGTTCTTCACGAACTACCGTCCGCAGTTCTACTTCCGGACGACGGACGTGACGGGCGTGGTGAAGCTGCCTGAGGGCACCGAGATGGTGATGCCGGGCGACAACATCGCCATGGAGGTCGAGCTGATTGCGCCGATCGCCATGGAGGAGAAGCTGCGCTTTGCGATCCGTGAAGGCGGCCGCACCGTCGGTGCCGGCGTCGTCGCTCAGGTCATGGATTAA
- the rplJ gene encoding 50S ribosomal protein L10, which yields MERAAKRELVSTLNDVFSSTSVVVVAHYAGLTVADMQKLRAQMKQVGATVKVAKNSLAKIALEGTDVASISDLMKGPTLIAYSSDPVAAPKVAVDFAKANDKLVILGGAMGATALNVDGVKALATLPSLDELRAKLVGLIQAPATKIAQLSTAPAAKLARVFGAYAKTGEAA from the coding sequence GTGGAAAGAGCAGCAAAACGCGAGCTCGTCTCGACGCTCAACGACGTGTTTTCCAGCACGAGCGTGGTCGTCGTTGCCCACTATGCTGGTCTTACGGTCGCCGACATGCAGAAGCTGCGCGCGCAGATGAAGCAGGTTGGCGCCACCGTGAAGGTCGCAAAAAACAGCCTCGCCAAAATCGCTCTCGAAGGCACGGACGTCGCGTCCATCTCGGACCTCATGAAAGGTCCGACCCTGATCGCTTATTCGAGCGATCCGGTCGCGGCGCCCAAGGTCGCTGTCGATTTCGCCAAGGCTAACGACAAGCTCGTGATCCTTGGCGGCGCAATGGGCGCGACTGCCCTGAACGTGGACGGAGTGAAGGCGCTTGCCACCCTTCCGTCCCTTGATGAACTGCGCGCGAAGCTGGTCGGCCTCATCCAGGCTCCGGCTACGAAGATCGCACAGCTCAGCACTGCGCCGGCGGCGAAGCTCGCCCGCGTGTTCGGGGCCTATGCCAAGACAGGCGAAGCGGCGTGA
- the rplL gene encoding 50S ribosomal protein L7/L12, which yields MADLAKLVDDLSSLTVLEAAELAKMLEEKWGVSAAAAVAVAAAPGAGGGAAAAAEEQTEFTVVLASAGDKKIEVIKEVRGITGLGLKEAKDLVEGAPKPVKEGVAKDEAEKIKATLEKVGAKVELK from the coding sequence ATGGCTGATCTTGCCAAGCTTGTTGACGATCTGTCGTCTCTGACCGTTCTCGAAGCCGCTGAGCTCGCGAAGATGCTCGAAGAGAAGTGGGGCGTTTCCGCTGCTGCGGCTGTGGCCGTTGCGGCCGCTCCGGGCGCTGGTGGCGGCGCTGCCGCTGCGGCCGAAGAGCAGACCGAGTTCACGGTCGTTCTCGCCTCTGCCGGCGACAAGAAGATCGAAGTGATCAAGGAAGTCCGCGGCATCACCGGCCTCGGCCTGAAGGAAGCCAAGGACCTCGTCGAAGGCGCTCCGAAGCCCGTCAAGGAAGGCGTTGCCAAGGACGAAGCCGAGAAGATCAAGGCGACCCTCGAGAAGGTCGGCGCCAAGGTCGAGCTTAAGTAA